From a region of the Vanrija pseudolonga chromosome 2, complete sequence genome:
- the PNS1 gene encoding Protein PNS1: protein MSANAYYNGGQQQYQPPAQPYQPIDPNQKQGYDMKGSQPYAQGAGQSYAAPSYPPPHQQQQQIDAEYGGDKNWGDTAPHSQQTQETGARFNPKTRLNDPIFLVLFIANLVGWAVVSAIAIRTFVQYNGLGGGLGNANEGGTGSSITLNYHTVYLLLCVCGLSLAVAFIWLLFVRTFTKIIMEVTLALTMILNIGICIWYFITKYWSGAIIFAVIAVFSVLSYFFMRKRIPFTKLLVQTVIDVSKHHPSVYFVVIIGLIIEAALSVWYSFTIIAIYVKWTPNSAACVSSNSCSQGKVIGLIVYSTFSFFWTSQVVANIVLCTLAGGVYGGWYYYGPRMNDGTGLPKNASWKAMLRACTVSLGSIAFGSLIVTLLELLEAFFRMLQQSESSQGDTVGAILACCAACCVSCIRGLVEWFNKYAYIEISLYGKAYIPAAKDTWKLLKDRGIDALVNDSLVSILIMWGSYINGFLCGLFAYVYLRFTKPSYNAKGQYTAPVILFSFVIGINLSVTIGRALDAGVSTIFVGLGEHPMVLAQRAPVLFELIRQRYPRVVQGVPQNY, encoded by the exons ATGAGCGCCAACGCATACTACAAtggcgggcagcagcaatACCAGCCGCCGGCCCAGCCGTACCAGCCCATCGACCCCAACCAGAAGCAGGGGTACGACATGAAGGGCTCGCAGCCGTACGCGCAGGGCGCCGGCCAGTCGTACGCCGCCCCATCGTACCCCCCAccgcaccagcagcagcagcagatcgACGCCGAGTACGGTGGCGACAAGAACTGGGGAGACACGGCTCCACACTCCCAGCAGACGCAGGAGACGGGCGCGCGCTTCAACCCCAAGACGCGTCTCAACGACcccatcttcctcgtcctcttcatcgccaacctcgtcggCTGGGCTGTCGTCTCGGCCATCGCAATCCGCACGTTCGTGCAGTACAacggcctgggcggcggcctcggtaACGCCAACGAGGGCGGCACGGGCTCGAGCATCACCCTCAACTA TCACACGGTCTACCTCCTTCTCTGCGTCTGCGGTCTttcgctcgccgtcgcttTCATTTGGCTTCTG TTTGTCCGCACGTTCACCAAGATCATCATGGAGGTCACTCTTGCGCTCACCATGATCCTCAACATTGGTATCTGCATCT GGTACTTCATCACCAAGT ACTGGTCAGGAGCCATCATCTTCGCTGTGATCGCCGTCTTCTCGGTGCTGTCGTACTTCTTCATGCGCAAGAG GATCCCGTTCACGAAGCTCCTCGTTCAGACAGTCATCGATGTTAGCAAGCACCACCCCTCGGTCTACTTTgtcgtcatcatcggccTGATCATCGAGGCCGCCCTTAGTGTCTGGTACTCGTTCACCATCATTGCCATCTACGTCAAGTGGACGCCCAACTCGGCTGCCTGCGTGAGCAGCAACTCGTGTTCGCAGGGCAAGGTCATTGGCTTGATTGTGTACTcgaccttctccttcttctggACCAGCCAGGTGGTTGCCAATATCGTGCTCTGCaccctcgccggcggcgtctACGGAG GATGGTACTACTACGGCCCCCGCATGAACGATGGCACAGGTCTCCCCAAGAATGCTTCATGGAAAGCCATGCTCCGTGCCTGCACCGTCTCGCTTGGCTCGATTGCCTTCGGTTCGCTCATCGTCACccttcttgagctcctcgaggccttCTTCCGGATGCTCCAGCAATCCGAGTCGAGCCAGGGCGACACTGTCGGCGCAATCCTTGCTTGCTGCGCCGCATGCTGTGTCTCGTGTAtccgcggcctcgtcgagtgGTTCAACAAGTACGCCTACATTGAGATTTCGCTTTACGGCAAGGCCTACATCCCCGCTGCCAAGGACACGTGGAAGCTGCTCAAGGACCGCGGTATCGATGCGCTCGTCAACGACTCGCTGGTCAGCATCCTCATCATGTGGGGCTCGTACATCAACGGCTTCCTGTGCGGCCTGTTTGCGTACGTTTATCTGCGCTTCACCAAGCCGTCGTACAACGCCAAGGGACAGTACACTGCGCCGGTCATTCTGTTCTCGTTTGTGATCGGCATCAACTTGTCCGTCACGATCGGCcgtgccctcgacgccggcgtgtcgacgatctttgtcggcctcggcgagcacccCATGGTCCTTGCTCAGCGCGCTCCCGTGCTGTTCGAGCTCATCCGCCAGCGGTACCCCCGTGTCGTCCAGGGCGTGCCCCAAAACTACTAA